A region of Culicoides brevitarsis isolate CSIRO-B50_1 chromosome 1, AGI_CSIRO_Cbre_v1, whole genome shotgun sequence DNA encodes the following proteins:
- the LOC134834990 gene encoding insulin-like growth factor 2 mRNA-binding protein 3-A isoform X1 has protein sequence MPANSEYIDENVASDGSESSENQQSGTVKIVISGIPQDAHYDDIEPLLKPYGKVEHCEAQASNSPTQTVHITFETPDQAQKAVTGLNGVEFEGNKLHVELYENKQNNSSSGRRAGGSNSRSRTQYGSNLPGGPGRQTDFPLRVLVASDMVGAIIGRQGTTIRQITQQSRARVDVHRKDNVGSLEKAITIYGNPDNCTAACKRILFVMQQEADNTNKGEICLKILAHNNLIGRIIGKSGNTIKRIMQDTDTKITVSSINDINSFNLERIITVKGSLDNMSQAESQISSKLRQSYENDLQALAPQSIMFPGLHPMAMMSTSGNSMGFPPTRPGAGTGTGSGIYPGTNYPMFQPPASAGPGVPTGTNDVQETTYLYIPNNAVGAIIGTKGSHIRNIIRFSGASVKIAPLEADKPAEQQTERKVTIVGTPEAQWKAQYLIFEKMREEGFVSGTDDVRLTVEILVASSQVGRIIGKGGQNVRELQRVTGSIIKLPEHGTSQPTDEETSVHIVGPFYSVQSAQRRIRTMIASTNPPPVTNRQKQQQQQQTTSSSPTSSQSKSKEQQSSNPSA, from the exons tgGAACAGTTAAAATTGTTATCAGTGGCATACCGCAAGATGCGCATTACGACGATATCGAGCCATTGCTGAAGCCCTATGGAAAAGTTGAGCATTGCGAAGCCCAAGCCAGCAACTCGCCCACGCAAACGGTGCACATTACATTCGAGACGCCGGATCAGGCGCAAAAAGCTGTCACGGGATTGAATGGCGTCGAATTCGAGGGCAACAAGTTGCACGTCGAACTCTACGAAAACAAGCAAAATAACTCGTCGTCGGGGCGTCGTGCTGGCGGCAGCAACAGTCGATCCCGTACTCAATATGGCAGCAATTTACCCGGCGGACCTGGCAGACAAACAGATTTTCCGTTGCGAGTTCTCGTTGCAAGTGACATGGTTGGCGCGATTATTGGGCGTCAAGGCACGACAATTCGCCAAATTACGCAACAAAGTCGCGCGCGTGTCGACGTTCATCGCAAAGACAACGTTGGTTCACTCGAAAAAGCAATTACCATCTACGGCAATCCCGATAATTGCACAGCGGCGTGCAAGAGAATTTTGTTCGTGATGCAACAAGAAGCTGATAACACAAATAAAGG tgaaatttgtttgaaaattctgGCACACAACAATCTGATCGGACGCATTATTGGTAAAAGCGGAAACACAATAAAGCGAATTATGCAAGACACGGATACCAAAATCACTGTTAGTTCCATCAACGATATCAATAGCTTCAATTTGGAGCGCATCATTACGGTTAAGGGCAGTTTGGATAATATGTCGCAAGCCGAAAGTCAAATTAGCTCAAAGTTGCGACAAAGTTACGAAAATGACTTACAAGCATTGGCTCCGCAAAGCATAATGTTCCCCGGATTACATCCGATGGCGATGATGTCGACATCAGGCAACTCAATGGGATTCCCGCCAACACGCCCCGGCGCAGGAACCGGAACTGGCAGCGGAATTTATCCCGGAACGAATTATCCGATGTTCCAACCGCCTGCTT cTGCTGGCCCAGGAGTACCAACGGGCACGAATGACGTTCAGGAAACCACGTACTTGTATATTCCAAACAATGCTGTCGGTGCGATAATCGGAACAAAGGGTTCACATATTCGTAATATTATTAGATTTTCGGGGGCATCGGTAAAAATTGCGCCTCTCGAGGCAGACAAGCCGGCGGAACAACAAACAGAACGAAAAGTTACAATTGTCGGAACACCCGAGGCACAATGGAAAGCTCAGTACCTGATATTCGAGAAAATGCGTGAGGAAGGATTCGTTTCTGGTACGGATGATGTACGACTTACGGTAGAAATTTTAGTTGCAAGCTCACAg gttggtCGCATTATTGGAAAAGGAGGGCAAAACGTACGTGAATTACAAAGAGTTACAGGCAGCATCATTAAACTGCCGGAACACGGAACATCACAACCTACTGATGAAGAAACAAGTGTTCATATTGTTGGTCCATTCTACAGTgttcag tctgcTCAACGACGCATCCGCACGATGATCGCTTCGACAAATCCGCCGCCCGTGACAAATCGACaaaagcagcaacaacaacagcaaacaACCTCATCGTCGCCAACCTCTTCACAATCCAAATCCAAAGAACAACAATCGTCGAATCCATCAGCTTAA
- the LOC134834990 gene encoding insulin-like growth factor 2 mRNA-binding protein 3-A isoform X2 has product MTKTRGTVKIVISGIPQDAHYDDIEPLLKPYGKVEHCEAQASNSPTQTVHITFETPDQAQKAVTGLNGVEFEGNKLHVELYENKQNNSSSGRRAGGSNSRSRTQYGSNLPGGPGRQTDFPLRVLVASDMVGAIIGRQGTTIRQITQQSRARVDVHRKDNVGSLEKAITIYGNPDNCTAACKRILFVMQQEADNTNKGEICLKILAHNNLIGRIIGKSGNTIKRIMQDTDTKITVSSINDINSFNLERIITVKGSLDNMSQAESQISSKLRQSYENDLQALAPQSIMFPGLHPMAMMSTSGNSMGFPPTRPGAGTGTGSGIYPGTNYPMFQPPASAGPGVPTGTNDVQETTYLYIPNNAVGAIIGTKGSHIRNIIRFSGASVKIAPLEADKPAEQQTERKVTIVGTPEAQWKAQYLIFEKMREEGFVSGTDDVRLTVEILVASSQVGRIIGKGGQNVRELQRVTGSIIKLPEHGTSQPTDEETSVHIVGPFYSVQSAQRRIRTMIASTNPPPVTNRQKQQQQQQTTSSSPTSSQSKSKEQQSSNPSA; this is encoded by the exons atgacaaaaacgCG tgGAACAGTTAAAATTGTTATCAGTGGCATACCGCAAGATGCGCATTACGACGATATCGAGCCATTGCTGAAGCCCTATGGAAAAGTTGAGCATTGCGAAGCCCAAGCCAGCAACTCGCCCACGCAAACGGTGCACATTACATTCGAGACGCCGGATCAGGCGCAAAAAGCTGTCACGGGATTGAATGGCGTCGAATTCGAGGGCAACAAGTTGCACGTCGAACTCTACGAAAACAAGCAAAATAACTCGTCGTCGGGGCGTCGTGCTGGCGGCAGCAACAGTCGATCCCGTACTCAATATGGCAGCAATTTACCCGGCGGACCTGGCAGACAAACAGATTTTCCGTTGCGAGTTCTCGTTGCAAGTGACATGGTTGGCGCGATTATTGGGCGTCAAGGCACGACAATTCGCCAAATTACGCAACAAAGTCGCGCGCGTGTCGACGTTCATCGCAAAGACAACGTTGGTTCACTCGAAAAAGCAATTACCATCTACGGCAATCCCGATAATTGCACAGCGGCGTGCAAGAGAATTTTGTTCGTGATGCAACAAGAAGCTGATAACACAAATAAAGG tgaaatttgtttgaaaattctgGCACACAACAATCTGATCGGACGCATTATTGGTAAAAGCGGAAACACAATAAAGCGAATTATGCAAGACACGGATACCAAAATCACTGTTAGTTCCATCAACGATATCAATAGCTTCAATTTGGAGCGCATCATTACGGTTAAGGGCAGTTTGGATAATATGTCGCAAGCCGAAAGTCAAATTAGCTCAAAGTTGCGACAAAGTTACGAAAATGACTTACAAGCATTGGCTCCGCAAAGCATAATGTTCCCCGGATTACATCCGATGGCGATGATGTCGACATCAGGCAACTCAATGGGATTCCCGCCAACACGCCCCGGCGCAGGAACCGGAACTGGCAGCGGAATTTATCCCGGAACGAATTATCCGATGTTCCAACCGCCTGCTT cTGCTGGCCCAGGAGTACCAACGGGCACGAATGACGTTCAGGAAACCACGTACTTGTATATTCCAAACAATGCTGTCGGTGCGATAATCGGAACAAAGGGTTCACATATTCGTAATATTATTAGATTTTCGGGGGCATCGGTAAAAATTGCGCCTCTCGAGGCAGACAAGCCGGCGGAACAACAAACAGAACGAAAAGTTACAATTGTCGGAACACCCGAGGCACAATGGAAAGCTCAGTACCTGATATTCGAGAAAATGCGTGAGGAAGGATTCGTTTCTGGTACGGATGATGTACGACTTACGGTAGAAATTTTAGTTGCAAGCTCACAg gttggtCGCATTATTGGAAAAGGAGGGCAAAACGTACGTGAATTACAAAGAGTTACAGGCAGCATCATTAAACTGCCGGAACACGGAACATCACAACCTACTGATGAAGAAACAAGTGTTCATATTGTTGGTCCATTCTACAGTgttcag tctgcTCAACGACGCATCCGCACGATGATCGCTTCGACAAATCCGCCGCCCGTGACAAATCGACaaaagcagcaacaacaacagcaaacaACCTCATCGTCGCCAACCTCTTCACAATCCAAATCCAAAGAACAACAATCGTCGAATCCATCAGCTTAA